CTTAAGCAATAAAACCGCTTTTATAGGTGAAGTAAGCCTCACAGGAGACATCAGAGAAGTCAGCAATATTGATATAAGACTCAAAGAAATGGAAAGTTACGGATTTGAAAATGCCATTCTGCCTAAAAAACCTAGCGGAAAAAGTGCGATAAAATGTTTTGAAGCCACAGAAGTCGCCAAAATCCTAGATTGGATGTAGATTTTATATAGGCATAAAAACAGAATCCCTTAAATATAATCTGAAATATAAGGGGATTCGTGCAAAATAACATCATCTAATCTTTGTATTGAATAATCATCGCCCTCAATCCGTTCTAAACGGCAAAGTTGCATCACGGTTTTATACCCGAGTAATAAAGTTGTCAAGGTAGCTATATCCATACCAACGCTATAATCAGGTTTATCTGAAGTAATACTGCACTTTCCTTCGTGAAACAAAACAACAAAAACACGATTATTCCAATCCAAAACTGAATCTGTGATTTCAAAAGAAATACGTACATTTTTTTCAAAAGGATCGCAACGATATTGCAAAAAAAACTGCTCCACATCAGTAATACGACCCATAATATAAGGGCGTATAATCTCTCTAATATCACCATCGTCCATATCAAATGCCACAGGCTCATTAAAATAAGTATTTCCGGCTACTTCATCAATCATTGAATCGTGGGCGTGAATATATCCCCATAGACCTTTTTGTGCCTCTCTATTCAGATAAATCATTTCTTTGATATGCATAACATCACGCTTGATCAAATAAACCATATACCCCAAAGGTTCATTTTGAACGTTGTAATAAATTGCTACAGCCGTATCATCTTCATCCCATCGCCAATATTCTTGCCAAGCCAACGCATTACGAAATAAGCAACCGTGAGTTTGCTTAGCAAAACGAGTATGTAAATCCATAAAATCATCATTATCCCAATTCACACGACGAACATATCCAGGGGCTTTTGTTTTTGAGGGGATTTGTGTGTCTTTAATGCGATAAGAAATTTTATTAGATATGATTTCCCAACCATATTTACGATATAAAGGTATCGAATAAGGATAAAGCAATGCCAAAGATTGATGCTTCTCTCTCATTCTTGATAAGCTTTTCTTCATCAATCTATTCATAATTCCCTTGCCTGAATACTCAGGATAAGTCGAAACACTTGTAACAAAACCTACAGTGTAAATCATATTATAAATATTCATTTTTAAAGGATAAACGGCAAATTGCGAAATGAGATTTTCTCCATCATAGCACCCCAATATA
The sequence above is a segment of the Helicobacter sp. 12S02232-10 genome. Coding sequences within it:
- a CDS encoding GNAT family N-acetyltransferase, which produces MENTDKSFQYSIRDLTTDDIDQYNALLRYAFQVTEEDLINAGWRDDEIKQSKFPVLERADILGCYDGENLISQFAVYPLKMNIYNMIYTVGFVTSVSTYPEYSGKGIMNRLMKKSLSRMREKHQSLALLYPYSIPLYRKYGWEIISNKISYRIKDTQIPSKTKAPGYVRRVNWDNDDFMDLHTRFAKQTHGCLFRNALAWQEYWRWDEDDTAVAIYYNVQNEPLGYMVYLIKRDVMHIKEMIYLNREAQKGLWGYIHAHDSMIDEVAGNTYFNEPVAFDMDDGDIREIIRPYIMGRITDVEQFFLQYRCDPFEKNVRISFEITDSVLDWNNRVFVVLFHEGKCSITSDKPDYSVGMDIATLTTLLLGYKTVMQLCRLERIEGDDYSIQRLDDVILHESPYISDYI